Genomic DNA from Desulfurispira natronophila:
CTCAATGCACAGGCGGTGAACATGCTGCAGAGCGTAGCCAGCGTAGCTTCTTTTGTCGGCTTCCGGGTAGAAGATCAAAGTATGTCCGCACCCACAAAAAAGCGACCTTCTCCAGTGCGACAACTGGCACCGGCAGACAACCGCGAAAACCGGCACCAGGCAACCAAGACCGCATCGCGCTCCCGCAAGGACAACCATGAGGACGACATCTTCCCTATGGATGAAGACGATATGCGAGAATTCTAGGCCTTTTGCCTACAGTAAAAGTGCGAAGTGGCAGCACTGTATTGCTGTCACCTCGCGCTTTACCGTGGGCTTGAGCTGCGGCCCAGCAGACTAAAGCCGACAGTAAGTATCCCTCACACGGCAAAAGTTACTTGCCCGTCGACGCATACCACCAGTCGCATAGCGAAGGGAGATTTCAGTAACCAAGAATGATTGTTATCTTTGCGCATTCATGCAAAAATACCATAATAGCAGGTCTGGTTTCTTAATACATTAATCGCCCGCCGGCGAAGGTCGGTCGCCTTTAGGAAAGCTCCACATGGAATACTCCCTTTTTGTCTTTGGCACCATAGCCATGGTGTTCGCTGGGATCATTTTTTGCCTTCACTATAGCCATCGGCATTCCTGCTGGTTACCCCTCAGCTTTGCCAGCGCCCTGTTGGCAACAGCACTGTGGTTAGCTCTCGCAAGTCAACTTTTCCCCCACAGCTGGATACTACCTATCCGGGACGGCGGACTCTTCCTCAGTGCTGTTGCGATAATGATAGCTGGTCTGCGCAGTATTCCCATGCCGATTCCCACATGGAAGCTGGGAGCAGGAACACTCCTGTTGGGGCTACTGCTAGCGTGGATCAGTAGCCCCACAACCATGGTCATAGTAACCTGGGTCGCTTTTGCAATCCCTGGAGCTCTCCTGTGTGCCCAAAGCCTGTGGCGACAGACCGCATCCAGCCAATCCACGCTACTCATTGCCCTGAGAGTATTGGCACTGTCACTATTGTTGATGGTAATCCTTCTGCCTTGGGGACTTGGTACAGCGCTTCCCATAAGCTTCCAGCCAGTATCGATGCTGCTGGTACGCATCATTGCCATGGCCCTGCTGGCTCTGGCCGCATTCGGGGCATGGCTTATTCTACTGAAGTCCTTGCACAGCGCCCCCCAAGATGAGCCTCAAAAGGTATACTCCCTCTCCAGCGGCACCAGTGCGGTCGTGGTATGCTCACTTTTGGTATTCACCTGGTACGGAGTACAATGGTTCAGCAAGCACGAGGAGGAGCTACAACTTCAGCATCTCGAGCGGCAGATCAATATCCTTTCAGAAACCCTGAACACCGATCGCATCGCCCAGATGAGCTTCTCACCAGAGGAGACTGGCACGGTGCTATATCGCCGCGTCACCAATATGCTGGGCTCCTACCGCAATGTTCAGCCTCAAACCAGCCGGATACTTCTTTACCGACCACAAAGCGATGGATTTGCCTTAGGGCCGGTATCTGGAGAGTACTCGGCGACAGATCATCGAATACATTATCCACGTCACCCGGGAGCCGCCACAGCAGCTTTTAGCGAAAATAAACTCCAGGTAGTTCAGCAGCTGGCCCAGGGCAACCCCATAGTAGCCATCTACCTTCCAGCTCAAACAACATCGGGTGACAGGATTGCCTACGGCATCGAGATGATTTCTCACCAGGAGCAGATGGTTCGACACCTCAAGACCGCAATGGCCATTCCCCTTTTCAGCGCCATGGCTTTTACCTTACTAGTCGTCACCCTTAATAACGTCCTTTTCCTGCGAACCATGCCCCGCATGCGCAGCCTCTGTTGTGTGCGCCATATTGAGGTTATTTTTGTTTTCTTCACTGGCCTGCTCTTCACCGCCCTGGTGGCCGGATCATCCCATTTGTTTGAGCGGCAAAATCGCAATTTTCTTTTTGAGCACTGGAGCAACCATAAAACAGACCAGATCAAAAACAGTATGTTTCACCTCCATGACTCGCTACAGCTGCTGGAACATTATCTGACTCACGCCAACGATCTTTCCCCGGCAGCCTTTAAGGCACTTGCAGAACCCATGGCACACAACCTGGGGCTGGCCGGCATTGCCTGGGCCAGAATGGAAGACAATACCAGCACTCCTTCAGCTCCACTCACACTATACGCAGGTGAAGAGCTTCCCCTGGCGCAACTGGATTCCGATATTCTGGCAGACGAGCGACTGGCACCATTTGCCCAGCAAGCAAAACGGAGCGGAATCCCTTTTATGGCGGCTCCTTTTGCTACGGATAACGATGATAGCAACCCACAGTGGACAGCAATTATTCTCCATGTTGAGCGTAAGGACTTTGCTTACCAAGGATTTCTCGTAGCATTCATGCATATAGAAAACTTCTGGAGCCAGGCCATCAGCAACGACAACAACGCAGATATATTGGTTGATGTTCGCTTGCAGGGAGGCGGAGAGTCGCACTCATACACACTCTATGAACCATCCCTGAAATCAACCATTCACCACTTCACCAAACTAGAGAGCACATACCCCCTTTTCCGCTATGGGTACGCCTGGGTTTTCACCACTCGTCCCGGACCGCTTTTTGAACTGGCCTATCCTAACCGTGCCGCTGCTATTATCGTCGGCGCCGGGCTCATACTCACTTTGGGAGCCAGTTTCTTTGCCTGGTACCTGGTGGGTACCAATCGCCGCATTCAGGAAACGGTAGAGCAGCGTACGGCTGAGCTACAGCGCAACCGCGATTTCCAACAGCTGCTGTTGCGTGAACTGCCGGTTGGCGTAGCAGTACACAACCCCAACACACTGCAATTAGAGCACCAGAACCGTGCCTGGGAAGAGATGTTTCAAGATAGCTCCCAGGGCAGCGACGTATGGCAACGCCTGCAGTGGGCCATCAGCAGTGCCTGCCATCACTGTCAGACAGTAGATATTCCCGACGATCAGTACCCGTTGACCAACGGGGAAGTGAGGCACCTACATACTTTTATCACCCCTATCCCTGGCGAAGACACGGATACGCAAAATGTACTGATCTGCTCGCAGGACATTACGACTCGCAAAAACGCTGAGCACGCTCTGCAGGATGTACTGCAGAAGCAACAGCAGGAAATTGACCGTGCTGTGCAAACAGTGCGGGAACAGGATCATCAAATATTTGAGCAAATGCGCCGTCACGCCTTGCTCAGCTTGCTGGTGAACCTGGCTCACCATTGGCGACAACCGCTCAACGTTGTAGCCCTTGCCGTGCAGGAGCTGGAAGAGCTGTTCTGTGATGGTGAGCTGACAAAGGAAGAGTGCCATAAGCGAGTTGAAACAGCCCTGGATGAGGTCCTGAAACTTTCCGAGACGATCACCCAGTTTACCAACCTCTACGAGACACCTGAAGATCAGCGAGACAATTACCAACTACACAAGCTGTGCAATCAGGCATTCCGCTTGATCGTGTCACTCCCCAATATTCAACTGGAGTTGGATAACCAGGTGGACGAACACTTAAACATAAGGGTTAACCGCAACGATATCATTGAATTGCTGGTGGAATTTTTTCGCAACGTGCAGGAAGCCATGCAGCAGCGCGATATCACCCAGGCTACAGTATACGTGAGTGCTCAGCGCCTGGAAGAAGATCAGGTAGAGATTGTTGTGGAAGACCATGTTGGCGGTATTGATGCCGCCATAATACAGGACATATTTGAACCCTACGTCACTACTGCGTTTCGCGCCCGGGACAAGGGCCTTGGGCTCTATATCAGCCGACGTATTGTTGAGGACCGCTACAGGGGAACCATCGAGGCAATGAACCGCGAGCAGGGAGCAGCCTTCCGCGTTGTGCTCAGCGGCTGCTAGGAGAACATACATGACAAACCGCCTCAGTATCACTTTCAAAATTGGTTTTAGCTTTGCTATTATCGGCTTTATCCTGGTCTCTTTGCTGACCTTGAAGACCAACCGGGACACTCGGGAGCTTATGGCCCAGCGTGATGATATTGCTACACAGATCAGCATTGATCCAGTTTTTCGAAGGGAACAGGTGGTCTTTAACCTCCTGGAGTCTACCGCACAACAGATTACAGCCAACCCTCAGGTTACACAGCTGCTGTACGAAAGAGACAGCGAAGCCCTGAGCCAAATCGCCCTTCCGGCCCTGGATCAAATGAGCCGCTTTGGCATAGATGTCTACATGTTTCATCTCCCCGACGGAACCGCGCTCTTGCGGGCACATGCTCCCCAACACACGGACCCGGAAATATCTCATCCTCGCCCCATGGTTAATGATGTCCACCACCACCAGCACAGTGTCACCGGCATTGAGCAAT
This window encodes:
- a CDS encoding sensor histidine kinase, coding for MEYSLFVFGTIAMVFAGIIFCLHYSHRHSCWLPLSFASALLATALWLALASQLFPHSWILPIRDGGLFLSAVAIMIAGLRSIPMPIPTWKLGAGTLLLGLLLAWISSPTTMVIVTWVAFAIPGALLCAQSLWRQTASSQSTLLIALRVLALSLLLMVILLPWGLGTALPISFQPVSMLLVRIIAMALLALAAFGAWLILLKSLHSAPQDEPQKVYSLSSGTSAVVVCSLLVFTWYGVQWFSKHEEELQLQHLERQINILSETLNTDRIAQMSFSPEETGTVLYRRVTNMLGSYRNVQPQTSRILLYRPQSDGFALGPVSGEYSATDHRIHYPRHPGAATAAFSENKLQVVQQLAQGNPIVAIYLPAQTTSGDRIAYGIEMISHQEQMVRHLKTAMAIPLFSAMAFTLLVVTLNNVLFLRTMPRMRSLCCVRHIEVIFVFFTGLLFTALVAGSSHLFERQNRNFLFEHWSNHKTDQIKNSMFHLHDSLQLLEHYLTHANDLSPAAFKALAEPMAHNLGLAGIAWARMEDNTSTPSAPLTLYAGEELPLAQLDSDILADERLAPFAQQAKRSGIPFMAAPFATDNDDSNPQWTAIILHVERKDFAYQGFLVAFMHIENFWSQAISNDNNADILVDVRLQGGGESHSYTLYEPSLKSTIHHFTKLESTYPLFRYGYAWVFTTRPGPLFELAYPNRAAAIIVGAGLILTLGASFFAWYLVGTNRRIQETVEQRTAELQRNRDFQQLLLRELPVGVAVHNPNTLQLEHQNRAWEEMFQDSSQGSDVWQRLQWAISSACHHCQTVDIPDDQYPLTNGEVRHLHTFITPIPGEDTDTQNVLICSQDITTRKNAEHALQDVLQKQQQEIDRAVQTVREQDHQIFEQMRRHALLSLLVNLAHHWRQPLNVVALAVQELEELFCDGELTKEECHKRVETALDEVLKLSETITQFTNLYETPEDQRDNYQLHKLCNQAFRLIVSLPNIQLELDNQVDEHLNIRVNRNDIIELLVEFFRNVQEAMQQRDITQATVYVSAQRLEEDQVEIVVEDHVGGIDAAIIQDIFEPYVTTAFRARDKGLGLYISRRIVEDRYRGTIEAMNREQGAAFRVVLSGC